From the Mycobacterium sp. DL592 genome, the window ATCCCCCACCGCTACACCGAGCGCCACCATCAGCGGTGTGGCGGTCAGCGGCCACCACAGCAGGCCCCTCAGCGCGAGATTCCCCGGATGTAGGCGGCCTGGCCGAGGTGCTGCATGCAGTCGTCGAAGATGCTGACAAGTCGTGCACTCGCCGTCACCGGCGGATCCCAGTTCTCGTCGACCACGCGTGCGAGTTCCTCGGTGGTGATGGTGGCGATGTACTCCAGCGTCATCTTGTGCACGGCGTGGTAGTAGCCGGCCAGCAGATCGGCCGGGGCCCGCACCTTGCCGACCTCTTCGGGAGTGTGCCCGTAGCCGTGGGCATCTCGCGGCAGGTCGAGGTTGAACTGATCCACCCAGCCGCCGCTGAACCACACCTGCTCACCGCCGACGATCGCCGCCACCTGGGCGTCCTGGATCCGCGCGCTGTGCCAGATCAGCCAGGCGATGCTGTTGGCCGTCGAGGTGGGCCGGAAGAAGGAGACCTCGTCGGTCAGGTCGTCGGTGAGGTCGTCGACGTGCTCGATGATGCGAGTGAAGGAGTCGCGCAGGAGCTCGCGCGCGGCTTCGGCATCCGTAGGTGAGTCGGCCATGCCTTCAGACGCTACGCGGAGTTGGTCGGGGTCTGGGCTGCGGGTTGTGCGCCGTGGAAGACCGCTTCGACGTTGTTGCCGTCCGGGTCGCGGACGAACGCACCGTAATAGCCGGGGTGGTACTCCGGCCACAGCCGCGGCGCGTGCAGCGACTCCGCCCCCAGACCCAGTGCGGCGTCATAGAAGGCCTGGACCGCGGCCTCGTCCGCAGCGGCGAACGCGACGTGCACCTCGCGGTTGGGCCCCATCCCGGCACCGTCGGCGATCCAGAACTCGGGATGGCCGTCGCGGCCGTAGCCGACCGCCGGGCCGACATCCATGACCCGCAGATATCCGAGGACGGACAGCACCCGGTCGTAGAACTCCTGCGATTTCGGGTAGTCCGCGCAATTGATTCCGAAGTGATCGATCACAGCCTCCATAATGCAGGCGACTCCGACGTAATCTCGATGCCATGAGCTACGACCTGGTCATCCGCAATGGCATCATCGTCGACGGGCTGGGAGGCGAACCATATCCCGGCGATGTCGCGGTCTCCGACGGCGTCATCGTGGCCGTCGGCACCGTCGCCGGGGCCGGCGCCCGGGAGATCGACGCGACCGATCTGCTGGTCACCCCCGGATTCGTCGACCTGCACACCCATTACGACGGCCAGGCGATCTGGTCGGATCGGATGACGCCGTCGTCGGCGCACGGGGTGACAACCGCGGTAATGGGAAACTGCGGCGTCGGCTTCGCGCCGTGCCGCCCGGAGGACCACGACGTACTCGTCGATGTCATGGCCGGCGTCGAGGACATCCCCGGCGTCGTGATGGTCGACGGCCTGCCATGGACGTGGGAGACCTTCCCCGAATTCCTCGACGCACTGGATTCGCGGCAGCGGGATATCGACGTCGCCGCGTTCCTGCCGCATTCCCCGCTGCGGGTGTACGTGATGGGTCAACGCGGCGTCGACCGCGAGCTGCCCACTCCCGAGGACCTGGCGATGATGCGCAAGCTTGCCGAGGAGGCGATTCGCGCTGGCGCGCTGGGCTTCGCGTCATCCCGGCTGACGTTACATAAAACCTCTGGTGGACAACCGATTCCGAGCTACGAGGCGCAGTACGAGGAGATCGAGGCGATCGCCCGGGGTGTCGACGACGCTGGCGGCGGGCTGCTGCAATTCGTGCCGGACCTGATGGCCGGCGACTACGAGGGTGCCCTCGCCGCGGTGTTCGACGTCGCCGCGGAAGTTGGGTTGCCAGTGACCTTCACACTCGCGATCGGCAATGCGGGGCCGCCGATTCACCTCGACGCCCTGCGGATGGTGGAGAAGGCCAACGCCAACGGCGGTGAGGTCACGGGCCAGATCTTCCCGCGACCGATCGGTCTGGTACTCGGTTTGGACCTGTCCGGCAACCCGTTCGTGCTCTACCCCAGCTACCTGGAGATCGCTCACCTTCCCCTCGCCGAGCGCGTCGCCGAGATGCGCAAACCCGAAGTGCGGATGCGTATCCTGAACGACACACCGTCAAGTGAAGGTCATCCCCTGATGTTCGCGGCACAGGCGTGGAATTACATGTTCCCGCTCGGCGATCCGCCGAACTACGAACCCTCGGCTGAGGATTCGATCGGCGCACGGGCCGCCGCACGTGGCGTCAGCCCGCTCGAGGAGGCATACGACCGGCTGCTCGACGACGACGGTCACGCCATGTTGCTGGTGACGCTGGCCAACTTCCGGGACAACTCCTTGGATACGGTGGCCGAGCTGATCCAACGCGACGATGTCGTCCTGGGCCTGGGCGACGGCGGCGCGCATTACGGAATGATCTGCGACGCAAGCTTTCCCACCTACATGCTGACGCACTGGGTGCGGGACAGGCCGTCGGGCCGGCTGCCAGTGGAACGGGTCATTCAGGAACTGACGTCGGTGCCCGCCCGGATCGCCGGACTGGCCGACCGCGGTCGGATCGCGGTGGGCTACAAAGCGGACGTCAACGTGATCGATCCCGACGCACTGCAGCTGCACCGGCCGACGGTCAAGGCCGACCTGCCCGCAGGTGGGCGCCGGCTGGACCAGACAGCCGACGGCTACGTCGCGACGATCGTCTCCGGTGAGGTCATCTCCGAGAACGGCGTGCCCACGGCGGCGCGGCCGGGCAAGCTGGTTCGCGGACGTCAGGCGGCACCCCTGCCTGCGCACGCACGGTGAGCCGCGTCGCACCGCTTGCGCCGCCGTGGAGTGACTCCGACGCCGCCGACATCGGCAGCTGGGGGCACCCCGACCGGACCTATGAGCCGCTGCTGCTGGTGCGCTGCCTGCAACGTCACCCGGCGATGGCCCGGAAACTGCGCAAGCTCGGCGAATCGCTCTACCTCGACACGCGGCTGCCGCCGCGGACCCGAACCATCGCGATCCTGCGGATCTGCGGGCTGGTGCACTGCGCCTACGAGTGGGGCGGGCAGGCCGCGTTCTGGGGGCCGATTGCCGGGGTGTCCGGCGACGAGGCCGACGCTTTGGCCGTGGGCGATCCCGCCGATCCGCGGTGGAGCCCCCAGGAGCGCACGCTCATCACCGCTGTCGACGAATTGGAGCACACCGGGTCGTGGTCGTCGCAGACCTGGGCCGCGCTCGGCGAGAGCCTCGACGACGAGCAGCGGATGGAGCTGCTGATCGCGGTCGGCTGGTACCGAACGGTCTGCACGCTCTGCAACGGGCTCGACCTGCCGGTCGACGGGTGGATGCGGCCCTGGCCGGGTTCAGCGCCGTGACGTGTCGCGCTTGAGCGCGGGGTGCTGACTGGTCAACAGCGGCAGCAGCACCTTGTGCGGCAGCAGCTGGAAGATTCGGGTGCTGATCACGTTCTGGATGCCGGCGATCACGTCGCCCCGGTCTTCCGCGAGCGCGTCGATACCGATCTTGGCGACGGCCCGCGACGGCATCCACATGAATTTCGGGAAGGCGTCGGCGAATTCGCGTTCGTCCATCCCGGCGGCGCTGAGGAACTCGGTACGCACCGGGCCGGGGTGGAGCACCGCCGCGGTGACGCCGGTGCCGGCGAGCTCGCCGCGGAGTCCGGCGGTGAAGGAGCGGACGAACGCCTTGGTGGCCGCATAACCGGCTTGGCCCGGGAAGGGCTGGAAACCGGCCGTCGACCCGACGTTGAGGATCGCTCCGCGACCGCGGGGCACCATCTGCTGGACGGCCCGCGAGGTGAGGTCGATGACGGCCTCGACGTTGACCCGGACCTGGGCGATCTCGTCGGCCACCGGGGCGGTGGCCACCGAGCCGACGACGCCGATACCGGCATTGTTGACCAGAATGTCGACGGTCAGGCCACGTGCCGCGACCTCGTCGAACAGTGCGGCGCGGGCAGCAGGGTCGGCGACGTCGGCCGCAATGACTTCGACGCGAACCTGGTCGGCGAGTTCGGCGGCGAGCTCTCTGAGCTTGTCCTCGCGGCGGGCGACCAGTGTGACGCCGTGCCCGCGTGCCGCGAGTTCGCGGGCGAGGTCGGCGCCGATGCCCGAGGACGCCCCGGTCACGACTGCGGTGGACGAGGGCGAGGCAGCAGGTAACGGCATGTCGTCGGCAACCTGTGTGCTCCCCGTCATATTCCCTGAGCGCTCACTCTCCTGAGCGCCGAGTGTGCGGTTTCGTACGCGACCCGCCGTCAGTGGCGTATGAGGATGCACACTCACCACGTCCGCGGCAGCCTCGCGACTCGAGTGCGCGACCGACCCGGTCGAGGAAGGCGTGCGGACGATTGTGCAACATCGAGCTTGTCAGTCGGACGTCTATCCAGCCTAATTCGGGCAACATGGCGTAGCGCTCGACATCATTGGACCGCTGCTTCGGGTCGGTCCAATGATGGGCACCATCGAAGTCAACCCCTACCCGCCACTGCGGCCATCCCATATCCAATCTGGCCACGACGAATCCATTCTCGTCGCATACGCGGATCTGCGTCTCCGGCCGCGGGAATCCGTTGCGCAGGAGCACTATTCGAGTCAGCGACTCGTACGGCGACTCGGATCCGCCGTCCACTATCTCCAACACTCGACGTAGCTGGTCGAGCCCACGCACGCCACTGTGACGTGTGATGACCGCATGGACGTCGTCGACCTTGAAATCGGTGGCCCTCATCAGTGCGTCGAGCCGCTGCACGGCCGGGACGAATGCGAGCCGACGGCCGAGGTCGAAGGCCGTACGAGCCGGCGTGGTGACGGGTAATCCGAGCACCGATTGAGATTCGCCCGGAAACAACCGATCGCTGCGAACGGTGATCAGTGCCGGTGGGCGGCGATTGGAGTGCACAAGTTCGGCAGGGAGTTCAGGCTCAATCCACTTGGAGCCCAACAACGCCGACGCCGACAAACCGGCGAGAACTCCTTTGCGCCCAGACCACAGCCAAGCTGCCCGAGCACGATCGACGGCCGTTAGGTCGACACCGCGCGGCAGCCATACTCCTGGATAGATGGCCTCGTGGAAGCGCCGCAACTGACGGAATGTCAGGGCATCGGCAGCCAACACCTCGGCCGCCCGAAACGGCCACGGAAGCGTCTGCATGTGCGAAGGGTGGCAGTGCCGCGCGAAACACGACTTCGCCCATCCACAGCCACGCTGAGTGTGCGGTTCCATACGCGGATCGCGGCGTGTTGCGTATGAAACCGCACACTCGCGAGCAAGACAACGAAAAGCCCCGGTGCGCGGAGCGCACCGGGGCTTTTTCGTACAGGGACTTAGAAGTCCATACCGCCCATGCCACCGGTCGGGTCGCCCGCAGGTGCGGCGGCCTTCTCCGGCTTGTCGGCAACGACGGCCTCGGTGGTGAGGAACAGCGCCGCGATGGACGCCGCGTTCTGCAGCGCCGAGCGGGTGACCTTCACCGGGTCGGCAACGCCGGCCTTGAGCAGGTCCTCGTACACACCAGTGGCGGCGTTGAGGCCGGTGCCCCCGGGAGAGTTGCGGACCTTCTCGGCGACAACGCCCGGCTCCAGGCCGGCGTTGAAGGCGATCTGCTTCAGCGGAGCCTCGAGCGCAACACGCACGATGTTGGCGCCAGTGGCCTCGTCACCGGTCAGCGACAGCTCCTCGAGCGCCGGGGCAGCCTGCAGCAGGGCCACGCCGCCACCGGCGACGATGCCCTCTTCGACAGCAGCCTTGGCGTTGCGCACGGCATCTTCGATGCGGTGCTTGCGCTCCTTGAGCTCCACCTCGGTGGCAGCTCCGGCCTTGATCACCGCAACACCGCCGGCCAGCTTGGCCAGGCGCTCCTGCAGCTTCTCGCGGTCGTAGTCGGAGTCGCTGTTCTCGATCTCGGCGCGGATCTGCGCCACGCGACCGGCGATGGCCTCGGAGTCGCCCGCACCCTCGACGATGGTGGTCTCGTCCTTGGTCACCACGACCTTGCGAGCCTGACCCAGCAGCGACACGTCAGCGGTCTCCAGGGAGAGGCCGACCTCTTCGCTGACGACCTGGCCACCGGTGAGGATGGCGATGTCCTGCAGCATGGCCTTGCGGCGGTCACCGAAGCCCGGAGCCTTGACGGCCACAGACTTGAAGGTGCCACGGATCTTGTTGACCACCAGGGTGGACAGGGCTTCGCCCTCGACGTCCTCGGCGATGATCAGCAGCGGCTTGCCGGACTGGATGACCTTCTCCAGCAGGGGCAGCAGATCCTTGACGGTCGACACCTTGGAGCTCACCAGCAGGATGTAAGGATCCTCCAGGATGGCTTCCTGACGCTCGGCGTCGGTGACGAAGTAGCCCGAGATGTAGCCCTTGTCGAAGCGCATACCCTCGGTGAGCTCCAGCTGCAGGCCGAAGGTGTTGGACTCCTCGACGGTGATGACACCCTCGTTGCCCACCTTGTCCATGGCCTCGGCGATCAGGTCGCCGATGGTCTGGTCGCCCGCGGAAATACCGGCCGTGGCCGCGATCTGCTCCTTGGTCTCGACCTCCTTGGCGCTCTTCAGCAGCGTCTCGGTGATCTTCTCGACGGCCTTCTCGATGCCGCGCTTGAGGCCGAGCGGGTTCGCGCCGGCCGCGACGTTGCGCAGACCTTCACGGACCAGAGCCTGGGCCAGAACGGTGGCGGTGGTGGTGCCGTCGCCCGCGACGTCGTCGGTCTTCTTGGCGACTTCCTTGACCAGCTCAGCGCCGATCTTCTCGTAGGGGTCCTCCAGCTCGATCTCCTTGGCGATGGACACACCATCGTTGGTGATCGTGGGGGCGCCCCACTTCTTCTCCAGGACGACGTTGCGACCCTTGGGGCCCAGCGTCACCTTTACCGCGTCGGCGAGGGCGTTGAGGCCCCGCTCGAGGCCGCGGCGTGCCTCTTCGTCGTAAGCAATGATCTTGGACATTGCGAAGTGAATCCTCCGGTTGGGGGTTACACGCTTCTGGCCGGACGCAGTGCCCGCGACGGACGACCGCTGCTGTGTTCGGCTGCGGTCTCACCGTCCCGACCTAGCACTCACTGGTCGCGAGTGCCAACGTCATTCTTAGCACTCGACCATGGTGAGTGCAAGAAAAAGGGGTCGGTGTTCACCCGGCGCGTAGGCCGTCCACGATCACCCCGGTGATCCGCTCGGCGACATCCGGGCCGAACTGCTGTCCGCTCTTGCCAACCAGCATCAGCGCCTTGAGTTCGGCCAGGCCGACGTCGGTACGCACGGTGCCGGCCTGCTGCGCGGCCGCGAGCAGTTCATCCAGCACGCCGAGGAACTCGACCTCGGCGCCGGGCGCGGCGCATTCCACGTCGATGCCGTAGCTGGCCAGTGCCTCGACCATGCCGTGGTCGGCGGAGCCGTTTAGGACGATCTCGCGGATGAACTCGAAGAGCGCGCCTGCGGGGTCGGCGGCCAACAGTGCCCGCCCGTGCGCGACGATCAGCCGCACCCGCTCGCCGACAACCGCCTCGAACAGCGCCTCCTTGGTCGGAAAATGCCGGTAGACGGTGCCCGGGCCGACGCCGGCCTGGCGCGCGATCACGTCGATCGGCACCGACAGCCCCTGCTCGGCGAAGACGTCGTAGGCGACCTGCAGCAGCCGGGCGCGGTTGCGTGCCGCGTCGGCCCGCAACGGCCGCTCGGGTTGAGCCAAGTCGCCCCCTCTCTGCATTGACAAACCGGAGTGCACGCTCCGTATAGTCGAAGAAACCGGGGCGCACGTTCCGCTTAGCCACTCTAATCGAGGAGACCGCATGACCCGCTGGACTTCCGCCGACATTCCCGACCAGAGCGGGCGCACCGCCGTGATCACCGGCGCCAACACCGGCCTGGGTTACGAGACCGCCCGAGCCCTCGCCGCGCACGGCGCTCGCCTGGTCCTGGCGGTGCGCAATCTCGACAAGGGCAAGGCAGCCGCCGACCTCATCGCCCGGCGCTCCCCCGGCGCCGAGGTCTCGGTGCAAGAGCTCGACCTGACGTCACTGAACTCCGTCCGCGCCGCCGCCGAGCAGCTGCGCGCCGAGCATCCCCGCATCGACCTGCTGATCAACAACGCCGGCGTGATGATGACGCCCAAGGCCACCACCCAGGACGGCTTCGAGCTGCAATTCGGGACCAACCATCTGGGCCACTTCGCATTGACCGGTCTGCTGATCGACCGGCTGATCGAGACGCCCGGCTCGCGGGTGGTCACCGTCAGCAGCATGGGGCACAGGTTCGCGCGCCGCGGGATCAACTTCGACGATCTGCAGTCGCAGCGCAGGTACAGCCGGGCCGGCGCCTACGGTCAGGCCAAGCTGGCCAACCTCATGTTCACCTATGAGTTGCAGCGCCGGCTCATCGGCACCACGACGATCGCCGCTGCCGCGCATCCCGGCTCGTCGCGGACCGAACTGGCTCGCAACCTGCCAGCGCTCGTCGACCGGGTGTTCACAGCTTTACCGCTCGCCCAGGAGGCCGACATCGGCGCCCTGCCCACGTTGCGGGCGGCCACCGATCCCGGTGTCCTCGGCGGCCAGTACTACGGACCCGACGGCTTCGGCGAGCAACGCGGCTACCCCAAGGTGGTCAGCTCCAGCGCGGTGTCCCACGACACCGTGGCGCAGCGACGGCTGTGGGCGGTCTCCGAAGAGCTGACCGGGGTGGTCTACCCGGTCTGAGGCGGGCAGAGTGGGTGGGGTGTCACTGATCGTGCCGCCCTACCCGCCGCCCCGCTACACCGCCGACGAGCCAGAGGTCAGTGCCTGGCTCAAACGCGGCGCCGAGCCGCCCGACTACGACGCGTTCGGCTTGGTGAAGTACCACTACCTCGCGAGCCAGACGGTCACCGGCGGCGACTACGGGCTGTACCGGGTCGAGATCGCGCCACATGGCGGCGGGCCCGGACCCCACTTCCACCGAGCCATGTCCGAAGCGTTCTTCGTGCTGTCGGGCACCCTGTCGCTCTACAACGGAACCGACTGGGTCGACGGGAACTCGGGCGACTTCCTGTATGTGCCGCCCGGCGGCATCCACGGCTTCCGCAACGAGGCCGACGACCCGGCGTCGGTGCTGATGTTGTTTGCTCCGGGGGCTCCGCGAGAGCGGTACTTCGAGGGCTTGGCCACGCTGAGCGAACTTTCCGACGACGAGCGCGAAGAGTTCTTCATCCGCCACGACAACTTCTTCGTCTGACGACACGCCGGATCGAAATGCGGATGCGGATCCGCTTGCGTTAGAGTCCATTCCGTTCAGAGAGGAGTCCCACGGGTGCGGGCAGAGGATGCGCCCAGCACCCAGGCGTTGCGGGGCTGGCAGCGGCGGGCGTTGGTCAAGTACCTGGCCGCCAAACCCCGGGACTTCCTGGCCGTGGCGACGCCGGGCGCCGGTAAGACCACCTTCGCCCTGCGGATCGTCGCCGAACTTCTGGCCGAAGGCACCGTCGAGACCGTCACCATCGTGGTGCCCACCGAGCACCTCAAGATCCAGTGGGCGCAGGCCGCCGCGCGGCACGGCATCGCCCTGGACCCCAAGTTCTCCAACTCCAACTCGCAAACCTCGACCGACTACCACGGCGTCGTCGTCACCTACGCCCAAGTTGCCAGCCACCCCACCCGGCACCGGGTGCGCACTGAGAACCGCAAGACCCTTGTCGTCTTCGACGAGATCCATCACGGCGGGGACGCGAAGACGTGGGGCGACGCCATGCGCGAGGCGTTCGACGATGCGACGAGGCGGCTCTCGCTGACCGGGACGCCGTTCCGCAGCGACGACAGCGCCATCCCCTTCGTCACCTACGAGACCGGACCCGACGGATTCGCCCGCTCGCAGGCCGACCATGTCTACGGGTACTCCGAGGCGCTGGCCGACGGCGTGGTGCGGCCGGTGATGTTCATGGCGTACTCGGGTGAGGCACGGTGGCGTGACAGCGCGGGCGAGGAGCACGCCGCCCGCCTCGGTGAACCGCTGACCGCCGAGCAGACCGCGCGGGCGTGGAAGACCGCCCTGAACCCGGCCGGGGAGTGGATGCCCGCGGTGATCGCCGCGGCCGACACCCGGTTGCGCGGCCTTCGCGAACATGTCCCCGACGCCGGCGGCATGATCATCGCCTCCGACCAGACCGCGGCTCGCGCCTACGCCGACCTGCTGCTCAAGATCACCGGGGAGGCGCCGACGGTGGTGCTCTCCGACGACCCGGGCTCCTCGGACCGCATCTCTCAGTTCTCGGCGAGCACGTCGCGGTGGCTGGTGGCCGTGCGCATGGTCTCCGAAGGCGTCGACGTGCCGCGGCTGGCAGTCGGCGTGTACGCCACCAGTGCCTCGACGCCGCTGTTCTTCGCCCAGGCGATCGGCCGGTTCGTCCGGTCGCGGCGGCCCGGCGAGACGGCGTGCATCTTCCTTCCGTCGGTGCCCAATCTGCTGCTGCTGGCCAGCGAGATGGAAGCCCAGCGCAACCACGTGCTGGGCAAGCCGCACCGCGAAACCGAAGACGATCCCCTCGATGCCGAGTTGGCCGCGCAGAAGCGCGACGAGCCCGACGACACGGACAACAAGATCGAGTACCTCGGTGCCGATGCCGAACTCGACCAGGTGATCTTCGACGGCTCCTCGTTCGGGACGGCGACGCCGGCGGGCAGCGACGAGGAGGCCGACTACCTCGGCATCCCCGGCCTGCTCGATGCGGCATCGATGCGAGATCTGTTGCGGCGCAGGCAAGAAGAGCAGTTGACCCGGCGTACCGCCAGCGGTGAGGTGGCGCGGCCGTCCACCCACGGCCAGCTGCGGGACCTGCGACGTGAACTCAACACCCTGGTGTCGCTGGCCCATCACCGCACCGGCAAGACGCACGGGCAGATCCACAACGAACTGCGCCAGATATGCGGCGGCCCGCCGGTGGCGGCAGCCACCCGCGATCAGCTCAAGGCGCGGATCGAGGCGGTACGCGGACTCACCGCTCGGCCCGGTTGATCACACCGGAGCCTAGAGCCCCAGCAGCTCCGGAAGGTCGGCCACCGAATCCACCACGTGACTGGGCTGCATTGCGAATTCGTCTGCGACCCAACGGTCTAACGTGTCCTGGCGGAATTTTCCGGTGCGCACCAGCACGCCGGTCATACCGACCACCTGGGCGGCGAGGACGTCGTTGTTGAGGTCGTCGCCGACCATGTACATCTCGTCGGGGTCCACCCCGAGCCGCGCCGCTGAGGCCAGGAAGCCGGCCGGTGCGGGCTTACCCACCGCGGTGGCCTTACGGCCCGAAGACTGCTCCATCCCGATCAGGTACATGCCGGTGTCGATGCGCAGGCCCTCGGTGGTGTCCCAGGCGGTGCTGCGATGCATGGCCACCACCGGCACCCCCTGGGCCATCCACTCGTAGACCCGTGACAGCGTGCGGTGGCTGTACTCCGGTCCCGCCCCGCCGAGCAGGATCACATCAGGTGTGCCGGGGTCGACGCCGTCGTCGTAGACCACCGAGTCGACGATGTCGATGCCAGGCATGTCGTCGGTGATCTGGCCGTTGTTGACCAGAAAACATCGCCCGTCGGGGAAGTTGGCGCGCACGTAGTCGGCGGTCAGCACCGCAGCGGTGATGACCTCGTCGGGCCGAACGTCCATCCCCGAGGCGCACAACGCCGACGCGATCTGCTGGCGGGTGCGGGTGGTGGTGTTGGTCAGATAGGACCGCGCGACCTGATGGTCGGCCAGTACCGCCAGCGTCTCGGCCGCACCGGGAATCGGCTCCCAGGAGGTGACCAGGACGCCGTCGATGTCGAACAACACACCACCGATCGCCATACCGCGACAGTAAACGGCCGCAGCTTGGATGCAAGTTGGGCCGACGTATCGTCTGACACATGAGCGGCAGCAGATGGACCGCGGCCGACGTACCCGATCAGAACGGTCGCGTCGCGGTGATCACCGGTTCGAACACCGGTATCGGCTACCAGACCGCAGCAGTGCTCGCCGGCCGCGGCGCCAAAGTCGTCTTGGCGGTGCGCAATCTCGACAAGGGGCGGGCGGCCAGAGCGCAGATCCTGGCGGCAAGCCCGAGCGCCGACGTCGGTGTGCAGGAGTTGGATCTGACGTCGCTGGAGTCGATTCGCCGCGCGGCGCAGGCGCTGCAGTCGGACTATCCGCGAATCGATCTGCTGATCAACAACGCCGGTGTGGCGTGGACGCCGAAGCAGACCACCAAGGACGGGTTCGAGCTGCAGTTCGGCACCAACCATCTGGGGCACTTCGCGTTGACCGGGCTGCTGCTCGACAGCGTGCTCGCGGCCCCGGCCGCCCGGGTGGTGACGGTGTCCAGCCTCGCCCACGGCACCTTGGCGGACATCGATTTCAGCGACCTGCAGTGCGACCGCCACTACAGC encodes:
- a CDS encoding DEAD/DEAH box helicase, coding for MRAEDAPSTQALRGWQRRALVKYLAAKPRDFLAVATPGAGKTTFALRIVAELLAEGTVETVTIVVPTEHLKIQWAQAAARHGIALDPKFSNSNSQTSTDYHGVVVTYAQVASHPTRHRVRTENRKTLVVFDEIHHGGDAKTWGDAMREAFDDATRRLSLTGTPFRSDDSAIPFVTYETGPDGFARSQADHVYGYSEALADGVVRPVMFMAYSGEARWRDSAGEEHAARLGEPLTAEQTARAWKTALNPAGEWMPAVIAAADTRLRGLREHVPDAGGMIIASDQTAARAYADLLLKITGEAPTVVLSDDPGSSDRISQFSASTSRWLVAVRMVSEGVDVPRLAVGVYATSASTPLFFAQAIGRFVRSRRPGETACIFLPSVPNLLLLASEMEAQRNHVLGKPHRETEDDPLDAELAAQKRDEPDDTDNKIEYLGADAELDQVIFDGSSFGTATPAGSDEEADYLGIPGLLDAASMRDLLRRRQEEQLTRRTASGEVARPSTHGQLRDLRRELNTLVSLAHHRTGKTHGQIHNELRQICGGPPVAAATRDQLKARIEAVRGLTARPG
- a CDS encoding SDR family NAD(P)-dependent oxidoreductase encodes the protein MSGSRWTAADVPDQNGRVAVITGSNTGIGYQTAAVLAGRGAKVVLAVRNLDKGRAARAQILAASPSADVGVQELDLTSLESIRRAAQALQSDYPRIDLLINNAGVAWTPKQTTKDGFELQFGTNHLGHFALTGLLLDSVLAAPAARVVTVSSLAHGTLADIDFSDLQCDRHYSRIAAYARSKLANLLFTYELQRRLGQAGSSTIAVAAHPGVSFTELGRNLPVILQPVTRIVGPLILQSATMGALVLLRAATDPGVSGGQYYGPDGNGERRGHPVVVESSSRSHDVDLQRRLWAVSEELTGVRFPI
- a CDS encoding HAD-IIA family hydrolase, which gives rise to MAIGGVLFDIDGVLVTSWEPIPGAAETLAVLADHQVARSYLTNTTTRTRQQIASALCASGMDVRPDEVITAAVLTADYVRANFPDGRCFLVNNGQITDDMPGIDIVDSVVYDDGVDPGTPDVILLGGAGPEYSHRTLSRVYEWMAQGVPVVAMHRSTAWDTTEGLRIDTGMYLIGMEQSSGRKATAVGKPAPAGFLASAARLGVDPDEMYMVGDDLNNDVLAAQVVGMTGVLVRTGKFRQDTLDRWVADEFAMQPSHVVDSVADLPELLGL